Genomic window (Bacteroidota bacterium):
GTGTCTTCTGAGACTTCTTTTGATAACCATTTGCGATTACCACCAATTGTCCCTGATCAAAAAAACAAAATATCCTGTAAATATCACTACCCATTTGAACCCTTATCTCATAAAGACCCTCAGTATTCTCAATATGCTTAAGATAAAGATCAGGGACCCTTGGAAGATTTTCAATTAGGTCAAAGGTCCAGATTATTTTGTCTCTTATCTTTTGACATTGTTTTATAAAGAACTTCTCAAAGTAATCCTTATAAAATATGATCGTTCTAAGTTTCATATAAGTTTAACGATGCAAATATAGTAAATGTTGTCCTAAAGTACAACTTATTCATAGGAAAATTGTCTGGTTGAGTAGTTTCCTAAAATCACATACAACGGTGGCTAATGAAAAGTTGTGGATTACAGAGCTATTCTCTTTCAAGGTACACTGAGCTTGATGCGAGGCAATACACTTGAATACCGCTTAAACCTCAATTTATATATAGCGTGTTAGACAATGTTTTTTATTTCTTTATCTATCCAATTCTCCAGTCTTTTCTTATCCCACCGTATCTTTATTTTAGCAAGTCCAAATGGAATTATTGTGAATATAATTGCTATACCAATAAATCCTAAAGAATTCAGAATATCTCTAAAATTATGTGTTATAATCATAAATATTATCAATCCAATCCAAATCATAATAAAGCCAATTATTACGAAACTCGGATTAACTTTTAACTGAATTTCTGTCTTGTTATTATTGTTTTCAATTATACCCGTTACTCTTGACTTAAAAGGGTCAACGAATCCAAATGGTGGACTAATAAACGCTCTTATTTTATTATCTATTAT
Coding sequences:
- a CDS encoding type II toxin-antitoxin system RelE/ParE family toxin, whose translation is MKLRTIIFYKDYFEKFFIKQCQKIRDKIIWTFDLIENLPRVPDLYLKHIENTEGLYEIRVQMGSDIYRIFCFFDQGQLVVIANGYQKKSQKTPKQEIELALKIKGEYENEKE